A single genomic interval of Solimonas sp. K1W22B-7 harbors:
- a CDS encoding pyruvate carboxylase — translation MPHTRPFKRLLVANRGEIAIRVMRASAELGIETVAIYSEEDRFALHRFKADQSFRVGQAGKPLAAYLDIEGILAVAREAGVDAIHPGYGFLSENPDFAEACARDGIVFVGPSPEAMRRLGNKVAAKQLADAAGVPTIPATGPLPKDDAAIVKLAASVGYPFMCKASWGGGGRGMRVIETEADLISSVNAARREAGAAFGNDEVYLEKLIRRASHVEVQILGDRHGGLVHLYERDCSVQRRHQKVVERAPAPYLENDPARRVAICDAALAIGRAAQYSNAGTVEFLFDRDSNNFYFIEVNPRIQVEHTVTEQVTGVDLVKAQILVAGGARLGTPASGVPPQDQIRLSGHALQCRVTTENPQNGFLPDYGRLLAYRSPAGFGIRLDGGTAYSGAVIGTAYDSLLVKVTAWGAESDEAIRRMDRALREFRIRGLSTNLQFLENVIAHPLFKSGECTTRFIDETPDLFKFPERQDRATKLLSYLGDVIVNGQPEVRSRVRPSSMPVAPLPRALPGEIPDGNRQRLQQLGAEGFAQWLREQPQVLLTDTTMRDAHQSLIATRMRTHDMLRIAPYYSRLLPQLLSLECWGGATFDVAMRFLHEDPWARLRELRSRMPNMLLQMLLRASNAVGYKNYPDNVVRHFVAQAAQEGIDVFRIFDSLNWVENMRVAIDAVRETGTLAEAAICYTGDLMSKGRNKYDLQYYVSMAKELEAAGAHILGIKDMAGVCRPDAIRLLVKTLRQETALPIHFHTHDTSGISAASVLAAAEAGCDAVDGAIGSWSGLTSQPNLESIVASLKDGARDPGLDTQALREVSRYWEVVRQTYGAFESEIRSGTADVYRHAMPGGQYTNLREQARSMGVEQRWPEVAEAYAQVNELFGDIVKVTPTSKVVGDMALYMISSGLTAADVADPAKDIAFPESVVELFRGELGQPPGGWPAALQKKILKGAAASTARPGAQLPPQDLDAARKETAAVLGTASVSETDVASWLMYPKVFTEYAQHRKNYGDLSQLPSQQFFYGLGEHEELSVDLQKGKTLVIRFVTTSAANENGERKVFFELNGQQRVVSVTERTHAGAAKQRRRAEIGQTSHIAAPMPGVVVSVAVKDGQKVELGDPLLAIEAMKMETLLTAPFAGTVKEVVTPKGTRIEAKDLLLVIEPAE, via the coding sequence ATGCCACACACCCGGCCTTTCAAGCGCCTGCTCGTCGCCAATCGTGGCGAAATCGCCATCCGCGTCATGCGGGCTTCGGCGGAGCTGGGCATCGAGACCGTTGCGATCTACTCCGAGGAGGATCGCTTTGCCCTGCACCGCTTCAAGGCGGACCAGAGCTTCCGGGTGGGGCAGGCGGGCAAGCCGCTGGCGGCCTACCTGGATATCGAGGGCATCCTGGCGGTGGCCCGCGAGGCGGGCGTGGACGCGATCCACCCGGGCTACGGCTTCCTGTCTGAAAATCCGGACTTCGCCGAGGCATGCGCCCGCGACGGCATCGTTTTCGTCGGTCCCTCGCCCGAGGCCATGCGCCGCCTGGGCAACAAGGTGGCCGCCAAGCAGCTGGCCGACGCGGCCGGCGTGCCCACCATCCCGGCCACCGGCCCGCTGCCCAAGGACGACGCGGCGATCGTCAAGCTGGCGGCGAGCGTCGGCTACCCGTTCATGTGCAAGGCCAGCTGGGGTGGCGGTGGCCGCGGCATGCGCGTCATCGAGACCGAGGCCGACCTGATCTCCTCGGTCAACGCCGCCCGCCGCGAAGCCGGGGCCGCGTTCGGCAACGACGAGGTCTACCTCGAGAAGCTGATCCGCCGCGCCAGCCACGTCGAGGTGCAGATCCTGGGCGACCGCCACGGCGGCCTGGTGCATCTCTACGAGCGCGACTGCTCGGTGCAGCGCCGCCACCAGAAGGTGGTGGAGCGTGCCCCGGCGCCGTATCTCGAGAACGACCCGGCCCGACGCGTCGCGATCTGCGATGCCGCGCTGGCCATCGGCCGCGCCGCGCAGTACAGCAATGCCGGCACGGTGGAGTTCCTGTTCGACCGCGACAGCAACAACTTCTATTTCATCGAGGTCAATCCGCGCATCCAGGTGGAGCACACCGTGACCGAGCAGGTCACCGGCGTGGACCTGGTCAAGGCGCAGATCCTGGTGGCGGGCGGGGCCAGGCTGGGCACGCCGGCCTCCGGCGTGCCGCCGCAGGACCAGATCCGCCTCAGTGGCCATGCCCTGCAGTGCCGCGTCACCACCGAGAACCCGCAGAACGGCTTCCTGCCGGACTATGGCCGCCTGCTGGCCTATCGCAGCCCGGCCGGCTTCGGCATCCGCCTCGACGGCGGCACGGCTTATTCCGGCGCCGTCATCGGCACGGCCTACGACTCGCTGCTGGTCAAGGTCACCGCCTGGGGCGCCGAGTCCGACGAGGCGATCCGCCGCATGGACCGCGCGCTGCGCGAGTTCCGCATCCGCGGCCTGTCGACCAACCTGCAGTTCCTCGAGAACGTCATTGCGCACCCGCTGTTCAAGTCGGGCGAGTGCACCACGCGCTTCATCGACGAGACGCCGGACCTGTTCAAGTTCCCGGAACGCCAGGACCGCGCCACCAAGCTGCTGAGCTACCTGGGCGACGTCATCGTCAACGGCCAGCCCGAGGTGCGCAGCCGCGTGCGGCCGTCCAGCATGCCGGTGGCGCCGCTGCCCAGGGCGCTGCCGGGCGAGATCCCCGACGGCAACCGCCAGCGCCTGCAGCAGCTCGGTGCCGAGGGCTTTGCCCAATGGCTGCGCGAGCAGCCGCAGGTATTGCTCACCGACACGACGATGCGCGACGCGCACCAGTCGCTGATCGCCACGCGCATGCGCACCCACGACATGCTGCGCATCGCGCCGTACTACTCGCGCCTGCTGCCGCAACTGCTGTCGCTGGAATGCTGGGGCGGCGCGACCTTCGACGTGGCGATGCGCTTCCTGCACGAGGACCCCTGGGCACGCCTGCGCGAGCTGCGCAGCCGCATGCCCAACATGCTGCTGCAGATGCTGCTGCGCGCCTCCAACGCGGTGGGCTACAAGAACTACCCGGACAACGTGGTGCGTCACTTCGTCGCGCAGGCCGCCCAGGAAGGCATCGACGTGTTCCGCATCTTCGACTCGCTGAACTGGGTCGAGAACATGCGCGTGGCGATCGACGCGGTGCGTGAGACCGGCACCCTGGCCGAGGCTGCGATCTGCTACACCGGCGACCTGATGTCGAAGGGCCGCAACAAGTACGACCTCCAGTACTACGTCAGCATGGCCAAGGAACTGGAGGCCGCGGGCGCCCATATCCTCGGTATCAAGGACATGGCCGGCGTCTGCCGTCCGGATGCGATCCGGCTGCTGGTGAAGACGCTGCGCCAGGAAACCGCGCTGCCGATCCACTTCCACACCCATGACACCAGCGGCATCAGCGCCGCCAGCGTGCTGGCGGCGGCCGAAGCCGGCTGCGACGCGGTCGACGGCGCCATCGGCTCCTGGAGTGGCCTGACCTCGCAGCCCAACCTGGAATCCATCGTCGCCTCGCTGAAGGATGGCGCGCGCGATCCGGGCCTGGACACGCAGGCCCTGCGCGAGGTCTCGCGCTACTGGGAAGTGGTGCGCCAGACCTACGGCGCTTTCGAAAGCGAAATCCGCAGCGGCACGGCCGACGTCTACCGCCATGCCATGCCCGGCGGCCAGTACACCAACCTGCGCGAGCAGGCGCGCTCGATGGGCGTGGAACAGCGCTGGCCGGAAGTGGCCGAGGCCTATGCCCAGGTCAACGAACTGTTCGGCGACATCGTCAAGGTCACGCCCACCTCCAAGGTGGTCGGCGACATGGCGCTGTACATGATCAGCTCGGGCCTCACGGCGGCCGATGTCGCCGACCCCGCCAAGGACATCGCCTTCCCGGAGTCGGTGGTGGAACTGTTCCGCGGCGAACTGGGCCAGCCGCCCGGTGGCTGGCCGGCGGCGCTGCAGAAGAAGATCCTCAAGGGTGCCGCGGCCAGCACCGCACGTCCCGGCGCGCAGCTGCCGCCGCAGGATCTGGACGCCGCGCGCAAGGAAACCGCGGCCGTGCTCGGCACCGCCAGCGTCAGCGAGACGGACGTCGCCTCCTGGCTGATGTACCCCAAGGTCTTCACCGAGTACGCGCAGCACCGCAAGAACTACGGCGATCTCAGCCAGCTGCCCAGCCAGCAGTTCTTCTACGGCCTGGGCGAGCACGAGGAACTGAGCGTCGATCTGCAGAAGGGCAAGACCCTGGTGATCCGTTTCGTCACCACCAGCGCCGCCAACGAGAACGGCGAGCGCAAGGTGTTCTTCGAACTCAACGGCCAGCAGCGCGTGGTCAGCGTCACTGAGCGCACTCATGCCGGCGCCGCCAAGCAGCGCCGCCGTGCCGAAATCGGCCAGACCAGCCACATCGCCGCGCCGATGCCGGGCGTGGTGGTCAGTGTGGCGGTGAAGGACGGCCAGAAGGTGGAGCTGGGCGACCCGCTGCTGGCGATCGAGGCGATGAAGATGGAAACGCTGCTGACGGCGCCCTTCGCCGGTACGGTGAAGGAAGTGGTTACGCCCAAGGGCACGCGCATCGAGGCCAAGGATCTGCTGCTGGTGATCGAGCCGGCCGAGTAG
- a CDS encoding CaiB/BaiF CoA transferase family protein codes for MSLNPLLAGIRVLDLSRLLPGPFATLYLAQLGAEVIKIEEPNGGDYARLTPEMFEVVNGGKKSVTLDLRKVEDQNAFKELVKSADVVIESFRPDVMGKLGCDYETLRAINPKLVFAALTGYGHTGPYRNRPGHDMNYRGYAGELGQTGAAGDAPSVGNFQVADLAGGALTCVIGILAAVIGARASGQGSFVDVAMLDGTLALQVLTLAGMRSTGKPAPRGGDILSGGTPNYRIYETADGRHIACGALEYKFFANVCQMAGRPDLLKLPFAVGPKGEPLRQALAELFKSRTRDEWEALLADGDTCISGILDMDEVLANPQVQARGIVQQQNGKPVFANPIQFSHARTINGASPRLGEHNKEILGR; via the coding sequence ATGTCGCTGAATCCCCTGCTGGCCGGTATCCGCGTGCTCGACCTGTCGCGCCTGCTGCCAGGCCCCTTCGCCACGCTCTACCTGGCCCAGCTCGGTGCCGAGGTGATCAAGATCGAGGAACCGAACGGCGGCGACTACGCGCGCCTGACGCCGGAGATGTTCGAGGTGGTCAACGGCGGCAAGAAGTCGGTGACCCTGGACCTGCGCAAGGTCGAGGACCAGAACGCGTTCAAGGAGCTGGTGAAGAGCGCCGACGTGGTGATCGAGTCCTTCCGTCCGGATGTGATGGGCAAGCTGGGCTGCGACTACGAGACCCTGCGCGCGATCAACCCGAAGCTGGTGTTCGCCGCGCTGACCGGCTACGGCCACACCGGCCCGTACCGCAACCGTCCCGGCCATGACATGAACTACCGCGGCTACGCCGGCGAACTGGGCCAGACCGGCGCCGCCGGCGATGCTCCGTCGGTGGGCAACTTCCAGGTTGCCGATCTGGCCGGCGGCGCGCTGACCTGCGTCATCGGCATCCTGGCCGCCGTGATCGGCGCCCGCGCCTCGGGACAGGGCAGCTTCGTCGACGTGGCGATGCTCGACGGCACCCTGGCCCTGCAGGTACTGACCCTGGCAGGCATGCGCTCCACCGGCAAGCCCGCGCCGCGCGGCGGCGACATCCTGTCCGGCGGTACCCCCAACTACCGCATCTACGAAACCGCCGACGGCCGCCACATCGCCTGCGGCGCGCTGGAATACAAGTTCTTCGCCAACGTCTGCCAGATGGCCGGCCGGCCCGACCTGCTGAAGCTGCCGTTCGCCGTCGGTCCCAAGGGCGAGCCGCTGCGCCAGGCCCTGGCGGAGCTGTTCAAGTCCAGGACCCGCGACGAGTGGGAGGCCCTGCTGGCCGACGGCGACACCTGCATCTCCGGCATCCTGGACATGGACGAGGTGCTGGCCAACCCGCAGGTCCAGGCCCGCGGCATCGTGCAGCAGCAAAACGGCAAGCCGGTGTTCGCCAACCCGATCCAGTTCAGCCATGCCAGGACGATCAACGGCGCCAGCCCCAGGCTGGGCGAACACAACAAGGAAATCCTGGGGCGCTAA
- a CDS encoding alpha/beta hydrolase family protein, which translates to MPEQATAAGAWWQRLPEDFFRQADGTELDAEHRVKVATTAAIDRVLRSVLGVAVTAALGRGFLTPERIHQQMRQMQAHEALADTGDSEAVFGRSRKGIHVEQLRPRVFSYRPFGVNYRLLRFDSGHQPLNPELAQVYARSFRNRDAYAQYWFHRGAPRPTLVMVHGFGADAYWLNAQMFSLRWFYKQGYDVLLYTMPFHGYRVEKGDWFSGYGLFANGLPCFNEAIVHAIRDLRVLLDFLERRGVPKMGVSGLSLGGYTSALLATVDPRLAFCIPNSPVASIVDIAREWQPTGTLMAMTLERAGISLAQLRHALAVHNPLSYPPKIEGDKVLVIGGAGDRFTPPRHVRLLHDHFQGSHLHWFPGNHLLHLNQGRYLRRMKVFMDRHCGLDGY; encoded by the coding sequence ATGCCGGAGCAGGCCACCGCGGCAGGCGCCTGGTGGCAACGCCTGCCGGAGGATTTCTTCCGGCAGGCGGACGGCACCGAGCTGGACGCGGAGCACCGTGTGAAGGTGGCGACCACCGCCGCCATCGACCGGGTGCTGCGCTCCGTGCTGGGCGTCGCCGTGACCGCAGCCCTGGGCCGTGGCTTCCTGACGCCGGAGCGCATCCACCAGCAGATGCGCCAGATGCAAGCGCACGAGGCGCTGGCCGATACCGGCGACAGCGAGGCGGTGTTCGGGCGCTCGCGCAAGGGCATCCACGTCGAGCAGCTCAGGCCGCGCGTGTTTTCGTATCGCCCCTTTGGCGTCAACTACCGGCTGCTGCGCTTCGACAGCGGCCACCAGCCGCTGAACCCGGAACTGGCGCAGGTCTACGCGCGCAGCTTCCGCAATCGCGACGCCTATGCGCAGTACTGGTTCCACCGCGGCGCGCCGCGGCCGACGCTGGTGATGGTGCATGGCTTCGGCGCCGACGCCTACTGGCTCAACGCGCAGATGTTCTCGCTGCGCTGGTTCTACAAGCAGGGCTACGACGTGCTGCTGTACACCATGCCTTTCCACGGCTACCGCGTGGAGAAGGGCGACTGGTTCAGTGGCTACGGCCTGTTCGCCAACGGGCTGCCCTGCTTCAACGAGGCCATCGTCCATGCGATACGCGACCTGCGCGTGCTGCTGGATTTCCTCGAACGCCGTGGCGTCCCGAAGATGGGTGTGTCCGGCCTGTCGCTGGGCGGCTATACCTCGGCGCTGCTGGCCACGGTCGATCCGCGCCTGGCTTTCTGCATTCCCAATTCCCCGGTGGCCAGCATCGTCGACATCGCGCGCGAATGGCAGCCGACCGGTACCCTGATGGCGATGACGCTGGAGCGCGCCGGCATCAGCCTGGCGCAGCTGCGCCATGCGCTGGCGGTGCACAACCCGCTGAGCTACCCGCCGAAGATCGAAGGCGACAAGGTGCTGGTGATCGGCGGGGCGGGGGACCGCTTCACGCCGCCGCGCCATGTGCGCCTGCTGCACGATCACTTCCAGGGCAGCCACCTGCACTGGTTCCCCGGCAACCACCTGCTGCACCTGAACCAGGGCAGGTACCTGCGCCGCATGAAGGTCTTCATGGACCGGCACTGCGGACTCGATGGCTACTGA
- a CDS encoding SCP2 sterol-binding domain-containing protein, producing MSASAFLKKLPAAFNADAAAGANCTIQFNISTPAHVLIKDGGCTVVEGTAAASDLAVTMEDDDLVALLKGELNGMTAFMTGKLQVDGDLMLAQRMGNFFDASKLA from the coding sequence ATGAGCGCCTCCGCGTTCCTCAAGAAGCTGCCCGCTGCCTTCAATGCCGATGCCGCCGCCGGTGCCAACTGCACGATCCAGTTCAACATCTCCACGCCGGCCCATGTCCTGATCAAGGACGGCGGCTGCACCGTGGTGGAGGGCACTGCCGCCGCCTCCGACCTGGCCGTGACCATGGAAGACGACGATCTGGTCGCCCTGCTGAAGGGGGAGCTGAACGGCATGACCGCCTTCATGACCGGCAAGCTGCAGGTCGACGGCGACCTGATGCTGGCCCAGCGCATGGGCAATTTCTTCGACGCCTCGAAGCTGGCCTGA